The Legionella jordanis genomic sequence AGCCGCTACACTGCCAAGTGCTTTGTTAAAGGCAGGGCAGTTGTCTGAAAATGTTTTACCCACAACAACATCCGTCGGTAAGGGGATCTTGCAGCCTTGCTCGGCGGCTAATTTTAAAATGAGTTGCGCTTCGGGAACTAAGTCCTCTTCATAGAGAGAAATGCCAATTTCATAACCTTGTGCCTTGAGGAAGGTATTGGCAATCCCACCACCAGGAATTAGGTAATCCACCATCCCGACCAATTGTTTCAGCAAACTTAATTTGGTAGAGACCTTCGCCCCCCCAACGATGGCGACGATGGGTTTTTCAGGTTCTTTTAAAACATGTTCCAGGGCTTCAAGCTCACTAACGAGCAAAGGACCGGCTACGGCGACAGGAGCAAATTTCGCAACCCCATGCGTGGAAGCTTGTGCACGATGAGCGGTACCAAAGGCATCCATTACAAAAATATCACACAAGCCAGCCAGTTTTTTAGCCAGGGCGTCATCATTCGCCTTTTCGCCCACATTAAAGCGAACGTTTTCGCAAATGACCAGCTCTCCAGGGTTGACGTTCACTCCATCCAAATAATCGCTAACAAAATGAACAGGATAATCCAAATTAGCCGCCAGATAATCGGCTACAGGCTGCAAAGAAAATCGTTTCTCGAATTTCCCTTCTTCTGGTCGACCCAAATGGGAAAGAACCATCACAGCGGCATTTTCATCAAGAGCAGCCTGAATGGTTGGTAAAGCGGCTCTTAATCGTTGGTCGCTGGTGATGATCCCATCTTTGATAGGCACATTTAAATCTTCGCGAATCAGCAAGCGTTTGCCACTTAGGCTTATCTCACTCATTTTAATCAGATTCATTACGCCATCCTTAACGAGTCATCATGCATTGAGCTGTATCCAGCATTCGATTGGAGAAGCCCCATTCATTATCGTACCAGGCAACGACCTTAACCAAGTTTCCAAGCACTTTCGTTTGAGTGGTATCAAATATGGCTGACGCAGGATAGTGATTGAAATCACAAGAGACTAAAGGTTCTTCGCAAATGTGCAAGATATCATTCTTGGCCTTACGCATGATGTCATTGACTTCCTCAACGGTGGTTTCGCGTTTGGCTGAAAAGGTAAGATCAACAACCGATACATTAAGCGTCGGAACACGCATGGCAAAACCATCCAGTTTGCCAGCCAACTCCGGCAACACAAGCCCAACAGCAACAGCAGCACCGGTTTTGGTTGGGATGATGGATTGGGTCGCTGAACGGGCACGCCGCAAATCGCTGTGGCTGCCGTCTAGAAGCATTTGATCTTTGGTGTAGGCGTGTACGGTATTAACCAATCCATGCTCTACGCCTATGGCATCATGCAAAGCTTTCACAACCGGAGCTAAGCAGTTTGTGGTACAGGAAGCATTGGACACAATCACATCGGTTGCTTGCAAGCTATGGTGATTCACCCCATAGACGATGGTTGCATCAGCATTTTTTCCTGGTGCTGAAATCAGAACCTTTTTTGCGCCAGCATTAATGTGTTTCATGGCGGCTTCCCGCTGGGTGAAATAACCGGTGCACTCAAATACTAAGTCAACGTCGAGTTCTTTCCAGGGTAAGGCGTTGGGATCGCGTTCTGCGATGACTCGAATGGCATGGCCGTCAACAACTAAATGGTTATTTTCTACTTCAACACGGCTGCTGAATCGACCATGTGTTGAATCATAACGGGTCAAATGGGCTGTTGTTTCTATGCCTGCCAAATCATTGATGGCGACAATTTCAAATTCATTTTGACGCTGATACTCATAAATGGAACGTAAAATACAGCGGCCAATGCGGCCATAACCATTTATTGCGACTCGTATGGTCATACTACTTCTCCGAATTACTGTGACTCGCTTGGCGAATCAGTTTAATAGTGTTTTTAAAGCGGAAATCAGGTGCTCAGCGGTGATGCCTAAATATTGAAACGCATCAGCGGCTGGTGCAGAAACTCCAAAGCGGTCAAGGCCGATAACCTGCCCATCCAAACCCACGAAGCGGTACCAGTAATCACTGGCCGCAGCCTCAATAGCTACTCGCTTGCGAACAGAATTGGGCAAAATTTTTTCCTGATAATCCTCATCTTGAGCTAAAAATCGTTCACAACAGGGCATTGAGACCACACGAATTTTTTTGCCCAAGCCAGTCATATATTTTGCCGCCTCGAGTGCCAAATGAACTTCTGAGCCTGTCGCCAGTACAATGGCATCGGGAGTGCCATCGCAATCGCTAAGCACATAGCCGCCTTTTTTGATGCACTCAGCTTGTCCTTCCTGGTGAGATAAAGACGGTAAATTTTGTCTGGATAACAACAGAGAGGAGGGGCCGTTGTGGCGTTCCAAGGCCTGCTGCCAAGCAACGGCAGTCTCCATTAAATCAGCCGGACGCCAAACATGCATATTCGGAGTCATGCGCAGCATGGCAGCTTGTTCAATGGGTTGATGCGTCGGGCCGTCTTCTCCCAAACCAATGGAATCATGGCTAAATACATAAATGACACGTTGATTCATTAGGGCACTAAGGCGAACGGCATTGCGTGCATAGTCTGCAAAGACTAAAAAGGTGCCGCCATAAGGAATGATTCCCTGATGCAGGGCCAACCCATTCATAATGGCTGCCATCGCAAATTCACGGACTCCGTAGTGAAGGTAATTCCCGGAAAAATCTTTGGCGGTAATGACTTTGGAGCCGGACCAGTCGGTGTTGTTTGACCCGGTTAAATCAGCAGAACCACCCAGCATTTCTGGCAAAATTTTAGCGAATACTTCAATGCATTGTTGCGAACTTTTGCGGGTAGCCTGCGCTTTATCCTGCTGACGGCAGGTTTCAATGAAAGTCGCAGTCAAACTGTCCCAGTTATCCGGCAAATCACCGTTAACGCGACGAAGAAATTCATGATAATCGCGTCTATGTTCTTTTTGATAATGATCACAGCATTTAAGCCAGAGAGTCTCATCATGTTGTCCTTGCTCTTCGTGATTCCATTTGGCGTAAACCGCATCAGGAATGACAAAAGGAGGATGGGGCCAGTTGAAATGTTCACGGACTTTTTTTACACCCTCAGCCCCTAAAGGCGAACCATGGCTTTTCTCTGAACCAGCAACGGAAGAGCCATAGCCAATAATTGTTTTACAAATGATTAAGCTTGGTTTGCTGCTCTCTTGTCGTGCTTCTTCAATGGCATTTTCAATCGCTGTGCAATCATGGCCATCAATAGGCCCAATAACGTGCCAATGGTAGGCTTTGAAACGGCTGGCTGTATCGTCGCTAAACCAGGAGTCCACCTGACCATCAATGGAAATGCCGTTATCATCATAGAAGACGATTAATTTTCCAAGGCCAAGGGTGCCAGCCAAAGAGCAAGCTTCATGGGAAATGCCTTCCATGAGACAGCCATCGCCAGCGAATACATAAGTGTGATGGTTGACCAGTTCTAAACCAGGGCGATTAAATTGCGTGGCCAATAATTTTTCTGCAATGGCCATTCCCACTGCATTGGCAAGCCCCTGACCCAGCGGGCCTGTTGTTGTTTCAACTCCCGGTGTGTCGTGCTCCGGATGCCCAGGTGTTTTTGAGTGCAGTTGGCGGAAATTTTTAATCTCATCAATGCTTAAGTTATATCCAGTCAGGTGAAGAAGGGAATAAAGTAGCATTGAGCCATGGCCATTGGATAAAACAAAGCGGTCGCGGTCAAACCACGATGGATTTTTGGGATTGTGTTTGAGAAATTTTTTCCAAAGAACGCTGGCAATTTGCGCCATGCCTAAGGGCATTCCAGGATGTCCTGATTGGGCCTGCTCTACTGCATCGATACTTAAAAAACGAACAGCATTGACTAGATCATTGGAAAGGCTCATAAGTACTCTTAGGCTATCAATCAAGGGCTCCTATTGTCGCTCAGAAGGGTTTAATCAGCAAGCTGCAATCCATCTATTGTAGTATTAGTGGACAAAAAAATGGGCTGTCGTATAAAAAATAAGTAAAAAAATATTTAAATTTTACTTTTTGTCTATTTTTTGGGATCATTGAGCACTTTCATTGGATTTTTAAATGATAATATGACAGCGGTTTTGCAACGATTGCATGCTCAGCTTGGTTATGATTTAAAGGAAAGTGCAGTAACCCATAACTCGCAATGGGAGTTTACCTCATTCCTTAACCAGCAAAAGAGTCCGTACTTTGAGATTTTGCTCAAAGAACACGTCATTTTAAATATTGAATACAGCATTTATTGTACAAAACTGGCCAATCGCTTGCTTGGTCAAAAACCCATTGCTGATAGCGAGGAAATTACCGAACAAGTCGCAGCGGCGCTGGTGATGGCTGAATTGTTGGCCCATCTTTATCGCCACTACCTTAGCGTCCCAAGGGAAGTGAAACGCCTAGAAGACGAAAAAAAAATTTACTGCAGTTTTTTGCGGAAAAGAGGTTATCAATTCCCCTCCCAGCAAGAATTAATCCCGTCACCTGGTTTTTTTGCTCAAAAAGTGAGGGATACTACTGCTTTTTTTAATTGGCCGAGGCTTTTTTCAGGAAGAATAAGGCGCGTATTTACCACAGTAGTTTTAATTCCCCAGATACAAGAACTTCAATATTTCAGCCGCTTTGTCTTATTTGCTGATCGATACGTCAATCCGGCACTCACCTATTTTTCATGGCTCTTTTATGTGCCCAGATTAGCAACGAACCTCTTTCTCTTGCTGAAGCATTTAATTCCCGGAAAATGGTGGATGAGTGAGCAAGAAAGATCCCTGTCCTGGCAGCTGCGCTTACACCTGCAAGTGCAACGGCGCTGGTTTGAGCTTGGGAATGATGGCATTTTTTTCACGAGCGGCTTACTGAATTGCTTTGTGCTGACTGGAGCCTTGGCCCCAATTGCCATGTATGTGATCATTGCTTTGTTTCTTTTCGATGCTTTATGGACGGGTCTGCGTGCCTACGTAGAATTAGGTCGTCTAAACCATTTGGAAAATTATTACGCCGCTAAAAGGAAGGAGCTTGAAGCAAGGATGGCTTCCCCAGCTGAGATAGCTGAATTAAGCGTCTACCAGGAAGCCTTAAGGGAGCGTGTGCTGTTTGAAAGAAGCCGTCTTTTGTTACCCGTTATGAGTAACACCGTTCTTTTCATCAGCATGTTGCTGGCACTGCCTTTTCTGACTACGCCCATTCTTGGCTTTATTGGTGCGATGCTTGTGGCCACCGTCACCTGCGTTGCCTTTATGCGAACCCAGCAACTTGAGAAAATTAGGCCGGCCAATCGCATAATGGAGCTGTCCCAACCTAAATATGGCATCGTATCAGAAGGATTTTTCCCTTGCCCCAACCGCTCTTTGAACCATGTCGATCCCGAAATTAAAGAGCAGGACTCGGCTTTGGTGTTGAAACAATAGATTGAATCCATGGAGTAGGTTTTCATTCGATGCTATGCTATTGCTTTTGCCAAATGGAGCAGGTTATGCAAAAGCAATTGCCTTCATTTAATCACCTTGATATTGAAAATTTCGTACACGATCTTGATGCACTTCTGCAAGACAATCTTCAGAAAATCCACTCACTGACTAAAGATAACCGCAGCTTTACCTGGGACAACCTGATGCAACCCCTCGAAGACATGGATGATGCCTTAGAGCGCTTTTGGTCACCATTGTCCCACTTGCATGCAGTGGTCAACTCCAAATCATTGCGCGATTGCTATCAGGCTTGCCTGCCTAAACTTTCCGCTTACGACGCCGCGATAGGACACAATGAAGAGTTATACCAAGCCATCAAATCCTTAGACAAAACACAGTTAAATTCAGCGCAACAAAAGATTCTTAAAGACACGTTGCGTGATTTCGAATTGTCTGGTGTAGCCTTATCCAGGGAAAAAAAAGAACGTTTTGAAGCCATTCAAACCCGCCTGTCGGCATTATCAAACCAATTTGAGAATAATGTGCTGGATGCGACGCAGGATTTTAGTATCCATCTTGAATCAGAGGAATCGCTGACAGGTTTGCCCGAACATGCGCTTCATACGGCCAGGGAGTTGGCTGAGCAAAAAGGCCTCAAAGGCTGGGTGTTTAACCTTGAGTTCCCTTGCTACCTGGCGGTAGTTACCTACGCCGACAATCGCAGCCTGCGCGAAGACATGTATCGGGCTTATATTACCCGGGCTTCCGATGAGGGACCTTCGGCGGGCAAATTTGATAATTCCAAAGTGATTGATGAGATTCTTAGTTTGCGCCATGAAAAAGCCGTACTGCTTGGATTTCAAAATTTTGCTGAGTTGTCCTTAGCGACTAAAATGGCTGAATCACCTAGCAAGGTTTGTTCCTTCCTTGAAGACTTGGCGGCCAAAGCCTATGGCCAAGCCAAAATTGAATTTGAGAAACTCAAGCAGTTTGCCGAAAAGGAATTTGGTTTTAAAGATTTAGCTCCCTGGGACATTGCCTATTTGTCCGAGAAGAAAAGGCAAGCACGCTATGCGATTTCGCAAGAGGATTTGCGGCCTTATTTCCCACAAAGTAAAGTCATTGATGGTTTGTTTGCCATTGTCAACAAACTGTATGGCATTCGCCTTGAGCCAGTTTCAGGGGCTGAAGTCTGGCATGCGGATGTGACTTGCTATGCCATTTTCGATGAGCAAAATGAATGCCGCGGTTACATTTACGTTGATTTGTTTGCGCGGCCCCATAAGCGGGGAGGGGCCTGGATGGACTCTCTACAAAGCCGTCGCGCAATGAATGGCAGGACTCAAGTGCCAATCGCCACATTAACGTGCAATTTTGCAAAACCCTCTGCGGGGAAAAAAGCCAGCTTGTCCCATGATGAAGTACAGACTTTATTTCACGAATTCGGCCATTGCCTGCATCACATTTTGACTCGCGTGGATTATTTAAGCGCTTCCGGCATTAATGGCGTGGAGTGGGATGCGGTTGAACTCCCCAGCCAGTTTTTTGAAAATTGGTGCTGGGAACAAGAAGCTTTGGTGCTTTTGGCAGAGCACGTCGATACGGCTGAGCCCTTGCCTAAAGACTTATATGAAAAAATGATTGCCGCCAAAAATTTCCAGTCCGCAATGGCCATGATGCGCCAACTGGAGTTTTCCTTGTTTGATTTTCGCATCCATCAGGAGTTTTCTGCGGGGCAAGAGCATTTCGTGCAACACATCCTCAATGAGGTGCGAAAGCAATGCACCGTGGTCCCTGTCGTAGCCTATAATCGTTTTCAACACAGTTTCACCCACATTTTCGGCGGCGGTTATGCTGCTGGTTATTACAGTTATAAATGGGCTGAAGTGCTGTCTAGCGATGCTTTTGCCCGTTTTGAAGAGGAAGGGATTTTCAATGAAAAGACCGGCCGAGACTTCCTGCACTGCATTTTAGAGGCAGGCGGTTCAAAACCCGCATCGGAAGCATTCGCATGCTTCCGCGGCCGGCCAGCTACGGTGGATGCTTTGCTGCGACACAATGGCATACAGCAGTAAGCAAAAGGTCTTGGCTTGAAAAAATTAAGCCAAGACCATATTTGTCGGTGTAAATTGTGATATAATAAAGTTGTACAAGGGGGCGACCTGGCTTCGACGTGGGTTGCGAAACCTGATGTGCATGCCGAGAAGGAGCACTCTCGTAAATCAGTCTCAATAAACATAAATGCAAACGAAGAAGACTTTGCTGGTGGACAAGCTATCGCTGCGTAATCAACGATAGTAAAGCTACCAAACGTGCGCTGCCATAAAACCAGCGCCCCGTTGACCGAGCCCGCTTATCGGTATCGAATCAACGGTCATAAGAGATAAGCTCGCATCTTAGCCCGTCCCGAGTTAAGTTGTTAAATTAAGGGAATCGCCATGAACGATCCTGCCTGTCGGAGAGGTCATGGTTAACTTAAAAGACAAGGCTAAGCATGTAGATCTGACGGCAGAGGATTTGCGGACGCGGGTTCGATTCCCGCCGCCTCCACCAATTAACTAATTGATTTATATATAATAAATCAATTTAATCTTCAAGTAGCGGCACCAAAATCTAAAAATAACCTCATAAACATATATTATAATTAACTAGGGCTTGTAGTTCTTTTTGCTCAATTCTCTGATGACTACTGGCAGTAGCAATTGGGCTATTGTTGAGCAATGCGCTTGAACGCATCTCTATTGTAAGGAGAGACTAATGTCTAAATCTTATAAAAGAGGTCGTGATGCAAAAACAGGGCAATTTATACCTGTAAAAGTAGCAGAACGACGAAAGTCTACAGCGATTGTGGAAACAGTAAAGAAAAAAAAGTAATTAAATTATAATTGCTTCTACAAGCCCGCTTTTAAAACATAGCTTAAAATACATTCATCCTAAATGACGACTCCAATCGTGAACTGGGCGGTATCCCGATTGCGAGGAACTCTCGGGTATCCATCGACCATAAGTTTTAATGACCATTTCTACGTCTACATGACCTAATTGTTTAGATACCCACATGATTGTTTTCTCCTTGAAACTGGATCATAGACGCATAAGCATGCCGGGGCTGATAGGTATTACGATAACGAATGCCAGCTCGTTTTAAAATATGCATCCATTGTGTGCGGCGAATTTACTGTGAGGTTTCCCATGGTTTATGTGTTTAAGGGTTATAAAAAACTCTTCCTTTATAAACAAAAGTGTATTGTTTTTGTTGTTCTAACGCATCTAGAGCTGGGGGCAATAACATCACATCACTAATGCCTGCTTCTGTCTTCGGACCTTTTGCTTCTTTGGCAACCGATGGTTTCCTCTACATGAATGCTCTGGTTTTTTCCAATCGATGTCTTCCTATCTCAAGCCGATCAACTCCCGAAACGCGTAGCCCTGTGAAAAAAGCAAATTGAAATAAAAGCCGTACTTGCCCTTCAGATTCACTTAATATTGCCTTTATCTCATCAACACTGAATGGATCAGGCTTGTAATCACTTTTTTTAGTTTCGTTGTTAAGTAGCTTATCAACAATAATGCTATGAGCGGATTTTCTTTAATATATTGGTCTACAAGAGCTTGTTCAATAATAGCACGCAGAGGGGTGAGAATATTTCCACTGTTTTGGTGGTGCACTGTAAGCCTCTCATCCATTTTCTAAGCATGGCAGGTTGTAAGTCCTGTATTTCCACTTTATCAAATATAGGGAATAGGTGTCCTTCACGCTTGTAACCTCGATAAGTACTTGCCTCTTTTGTGGGTTTTGCTCTGCTAAAAATTCACGTAGCAATTCACCGATAGTGATTTTTGACTGAACATGTCCAAAATATGAGCGCGTTTTGAGTTCGGGAAGTAATCAGGGTAAGAAAAATTACCACGTTCAATCGCATTTTAAATCTCACCCCTT encodes the following:
- a CDS encoding phosphoglycerate kinase is translated as MNLIKMSEISLSGKRLLIREDLNVPIKDGIITSDQRLRAALPTIQAALDENAAVMVLSHLGRPEEGKFEKRFSLQPVADYLAANLDYPVHFVSDYLDGVNVNPGELVICENVRFNVGEKANDDALAKKLAGLCDIFVMDAFGTAHRAQASTHGVAKFAPVAVAGPLLVSELEALEHVLKEPEKPIVAIVGGAKVSTKLSLLKQLVGMVDYLIPGGGIANTFLKAQGYEIGISLYEEDLVPEAQLILKLAAEQGCKIPLPTDVVVGKTFSDNCPAFNKALGSVAADDMIMDIGPNTVSDYVDIIHEAKTIIWNGPLGVFEFPQFAYGTRAIAIAIADSDAFSIAGGGDTLAAIDQYALTQQISYISTGGGAFLEFLEGKTLPAVAILEERANASN
- the gap gene encoding type I glyceraldehyde-3-phosphate dehydrogenase, producing the protein MTIRVAINGYGRIGRCILRSIYEYQRQNEFEIVAINDLAGIETTAHLTRYDSTHGRFSSRVEVENNHLVVDGHAIRVIAERDPNALPWKELDVDLVFECTGYFTQREAAMKHINAGAKKVLISAPGKNADATIVYGVNHHSLQATDVIVSNASCTTNCLAPVVKALHDAIGVEHGLVNTVHAYTKDQMLLDGSHSDLRRARSATQSIIPTKTGAAVAVGLVLPELAGKLDGFAMRVPTLNVSVVDLTFSAKRETTVEEVNDIMRKAKNDILHICEEPLVSCDFNHYPASAIFDTTQTKVLGNLVKVVAWYDNEWGFSNRMLDTAQCMMTR
- the tkt gene encoding transketolase — its product is MSLSNDLVNAVRFLSIDAVEQAQSGHPGMPLGMAQIASVLWKKFLKHNPKNPSWFDRDRFVLSNGHGSMLLYSLLHLTGYNLSIDEIKNFRQLHSKTPGHPEHDTPGVETTTGPLGQGLANAVGMAIAEKLLATQFNRPGLELVNHHTYVFAGDGCLMEGISHEACSLAGTLGLGKLIVFYDDNGISIDGQVDSWFSDDTASRFKAYHWHVIGPIDGHDCTAIENAIEEARQESSKPSLIICKTIIGYGSSVAGSEKSHGSPLGAEGVKKVREHFNWPHPPFVIPDAVYAKWNHEEQGQHDETLWLKCCDHYQKEHRRDYHEFLRRVNGDLPDNWDSLTATFIETCRQQDKAQATRKSSQQCIEVFAKILPEMLGGSADLTGSNNTDWSGSKVITAKDFSGNYLHYGVREFAMAAIMNGLALHQGIIPYGGTFLVFADYARNAVRLSALMNQRVIYVFSHDSIGLGEDGPTHQPIEQAAMLRMTPNMHVWRPADLMETAVAWQQALERHNGPSSLLLSRQNLPSLSHQEGQAECIKKGGYVLSDCDGTPDAIVLATGSEVHLALEAAKYMTGLGKKIRVVSMPCCERFLAQDEDYQEKILPNSVRKRVAIEAAASDYWYRFVGLDGQVIGLDRFGVSAPAADAFQYLGITAEHLISALKTLLN
- a CDS encoding M3 family metallopeptidase, with amino-acid sequence MQKQLPSFNHLDIENFVHDLDALLQDNLQKIHSLTKDNRSFTWDNLMQPLEDMDDALERFWSPLSHLHAVVNSKSLRDCYQACLPKLSAYDAAIGHNEELYQAIKSLDKTQLNSAQQKILKDTLRDFELSGVALSREKKERFEAIQTRLSALSNQFENNVLDATQDFSIHLESEESLTGLPEHALHTARELAEQKGLKGWVFNLEFPCYLAVVTYADNRSLREDMYRAYITRASDEGPSAGKFDNSKVIDEILSLRHEKAVLLGFQNFAELSLATKMAESPSKVCSFLEDLAAKAYGQAKIEFEKLKQFAEKEFGFKDLAPWDIAYLSEKKRQARYAISQEDLRPYFPQSKVIDGLFAIVNKLYGIRLEPVSGAEVWHADVTCYAIFDEQNECRGYIYVDLFARPHKRGGAWMDSLQSRRAMNGRTQVPIATLTCNFAKPSAGKKASLSHDEVQTLFHEFGHCLHHILTRVDYLSASGINGVEWDAVELPSQFFENWCWEQEALVLLAEHVDTAEPLPKDLYEKMIAAKNFQSAMAMMRQLEFSLFDFRIHQEFSAGQEHFVQHILNEVRKQCTVVPVVAYNRFQHSFTHIFGGGYAAGYYSYKWAEVLSSDAFARFEEEGIFNEKTGRDFLHCILEAGGSKPASEAFACFRGRPATVDALLRHNGIQQ